One part of the Gossypium raimondii isolate GPD5lz chromosome 1, ASM2569854v1, whole genome shotgun sequence genome encodes these proteins:
- the LOC105786248 gene encoding uncharacterized protein LOC105786248, with translation MGLAFKPPLTYFSPFSSPHLPPRSTPSWPLHHSNSTYNPNTCLSPLPIYAHSKWPTNTHSFAIWYRYSSSEEEDDNHSFDEAVSLFNQREYYKCHDLLEALWNKAEDPTRTLIHGILQCAVGFHHLFNQNHKGAMMELGEGLCKLRKMDFDGGPFYDFEQDISAVLNFIYNTQIELAACGDDLCVTMEQSERSYLLLGAYAAGQHLYHLEMDSDQVVYIVFCPQRPNGSTAHTSAPSPRVRLPILKAAEDHLLVSE, from the exons ATGGGTCTTGCTTTCAAACCGCCATTGACATACTTCTCCCCATTTTCTTCGCCTCATCTACCTCCACGCTCAACTCCTTCTTGGCCCCTCCATCACTCTAACTCTACCTATAACCCCAACACTTGTCTTTCTCCACTTCCAATCTATGCACATTCCAAGTGGCCTACAAACACACACTCCTTCGCCATCTGGTATCGCTACTCCAGCAGTGAAGAAGAAGACGACAACCATAGCTTTGACGAGGCAGTTTCCCTTTTCAACCAAAGGGAATACTATAAGTGCCATGACTTGCTTGAAGCCTTATGGAACAAAGCCGAGGATCCCACTAGAACTCTCATTCATGGTATTCTACAATGTGCTGTTGGATTCCACCACCTTTTTAACCAG AACCATAAAGGAGCAATGATGGAGTTAGGTGAGGGGCTGTGTAAACTTAGAAAGATGGATTTCGACGGTGGACCTTTCTATGACTTTGAACAAGACATTTCTGCTGTTCTCAACTTCATTTACAACACTCAAATTGAGTTGGCTGCct GTGGTGATGATCTATGTGTGACAATGGAACAATCAGAGAGGTCATACCTTCTCCTCGGAGCCTATGCTGCCGGCCAGCACCTTTATCATCTAGAAATGGATTCTGATCAAGTTGTGTATATTGTATTTTGCCCTCAAAGACCTAATGGATCTACTGCTCATACTTCAGCTCCATCTCCAAGAGTAAGGCTTCCAATTCTGAAAGCTGCTGAGGACCATCTTTTGGTCTCTGAATAA
- the LOC105786247 gene encoding cytochrome P450 98A2, with product MSPFILAISTIAIILAYKLYQRLRFKLPPGPRRWPVVGNLYDIKPVRFRCYAEWARAYGPIISVWFGSTLNVIVSNTELAREVLKECDQQLADRHRTRSAAKFSRDGKDLIWADYGPHYVKVRKVCTLELFSPKRLEALRPIREDEVTAMVESIFLHCSNPENQGRSLVVRKYLGAVAFNNITRLAFGKRFVNHEDIMDEQGHEFKAIVANGLKLGASLAMAEHIPWLRWMFPLEEEAFAKHGARRDRLTRAIMEEHIVARQKSGDTKQHFVDALLTLQDKYDLSEDTIIGLLWDMITAGMDTTAISVEWAMAELIRNPRVQQKAQEELDLVIGSERVMSETDFSNLPYLLSVAKEALRLHPPTPLMLPHRANANVKIGGYDIPKGSNVHVNVWTIAHDPVVWKDPESFRPERFLEEDVDMKGHDFRLLPFGAGRRVCPGAQLGINLVTSMLGHLLHHFCWTPPEAMKVEEIDMLENPGLVAYMRTPLQAMATPRLPYHLYKRIAVDM from the exons atgagtcCTTTTATACTTGCCATCTCAACCATCGCCATCATCTTAGCGTACAAGCTGTACCAACGGCTAAGGTTCAAGCTCCCACCAGGTCCACGACGGTGGCCGGTGGTTGGGAACCTTTACGACATAAAACCGGTTAGGTTCCGGTGCTATGCAGAATGGGCAAGGGCCTATGGTCCGATAATTTCAGTATGGTTTGGTTCAACATTGAACGTGATCGTGTCGAATACGGAGCTGGCAAGGGAAGTTTTAAAAGAGTGTGATCAACAGCTAGCTGATAGGCACAGGACTAGATCAGCAGCAAAGTTTAGCAGAGATGGAAAAGACCTTATTTGGGCTGATTACGGACCTCATTATGTTAAGGTAAGGAAAGTTTGTACGCTGGAGCTTTTCTCTCCTAAGCGGCTTGAAGCTTTGAGACCTATTAGAGAAGATGAGGTTACTGCTATGGTTGAATCCATCTTCCTGCACTGCTCCAATCCTG AAAACCAGGGAAGGAGTTTGGTGGTAAGGAAATACTTGGGAGCAGTAGCATTCAACAACATAACGAGACTAGCATTTGGGAAGCGTTTTGTGAACCATGAGGACATAATGGATGAGCAAGGCCACGAATTCAAAGCCATTGTGGCTAATGGACTTAAGCTGGGTGCATCTCTAGCCATGGCTGAACACATTCCATGGCTACGTTGGATGTTTCCATTGGAAGAAGAAGCATTCGCCAAGCACGGGGCAAGGAGAGATCGTCTCACCAGAGCTATAATGGAGGAACACATCGTTGCTCGCCAAAAAAGCGGCGATACCAAGCAGCATTTCGTTGATGCCTTGCTTACATTGCAAGACAAGTATGACCTTAGTGAAGATACAATTATTGGACTACTTTGG GACATGATCACAGCAGGCATGGACACAACAGCAATCTCAGTAGAATGGGCAATGGCTGAACTAATTAGAAACCCAAGAGTACAACAAAAGGCACAAGAGGAGCTAGATCTTGTTATAGGATCCGAAAGGGTGATGTCCGAAACTGATTTCTCGAATCTCCCTTACCTTCTAAGTGTAGCCAAGGAAGCACTAAGGTTACATCCCCCGACACCATTAATGCTACCCCACCGTGCGAATGCTAACGTCAAAATCGGTGGCTACGACATCCCGAAGGGATCAAACGTGCATGTTAACGTATGGACGATAGCCCATGATCCGGTTGTGTGGAAAGACCCTGAATCGTTCCGACCAGAACGATTCCTTGAAGAGGACGTGGATATGAAAGGCCATGATTTTCGTTTACTTCCGTTCGGTGCGGGGAGAAGGGTTTGCCCCGGTGCACAACTTGGGATCAATCTAGTAACATCCATGTTGGGTCATTTATTACACCATTTTTGTTGGACACCACCTGAGGCAATGAAGGTTGAGGAAATTGACATGCTTGAAAATCCTGGTTTGGTTGCTTACATGAGGACTCCATTGCAGGCAATGGCAACTCCTAGGTTGCCTTATCATCTTTACAAACGCATTGCTGTTGATATGTAA
- the LOC105786246 gene encoding transcription factor MYBC1, translating to MREEDSNWFSRWEEELPSPDELMPLSQSLITPDLAMAFDIRNPNHHHAQQQQSSVQPAPPPPSAAVQPSSQPTLAEFAADSGDLGSGAAGDEPARTLKRPRLVWTPQLHKRFVDAVAHLGIKNAVPKTIMQLMSVDGLTRENVASHLQKYRLYLKRMQGLSGGSGGGANGGSGGAGLGASADPATDHLFASSPVPPHFLHPGRGNSEHFLPFVPVPALQHHHHHQQQQIVAAAVGHPHLQSQYHRPQMGHYGSSPNSQFEHPFLGRQTQQPMHRIGGTPMHNQAPSSYVEDLESANGNGGRKVLTLFPTGDD from the coding sequence ATGAGGGAAGAGGATTCGAATTGGTTCTCTAGATGGGAGGAAGAGCTGCCATCTCCGGATGAGCTTATGCCTCTTTCCCAATCCCTAATTACTCCTGATCTTGCTATGGCCTTCGACATTCGTAACCCCAATCATCACCATGCTCAACAGCAACAGTCCTCAGTACAGCCTGCTCCTCCTCCACCTTCCGCCGCTGTTCAGCCTTCTTCTCAACCTACCTTAGCTGAATTCGCCGCTGATTCTGGGGACTTGGGATCCGGGGCTGCTGGGGATGAGCCGGCACGGACTCTCAAGCGGCCTCGTCTCGTGTGGACCCCACAGCTTCACAAGAGATTCGTTGATGCCGTGGCTCATTTGGGGATCAAGAACGCTGTCCCCAAGACTATAATGCAGTTGATGAGTGTTGATGGTTTGACAAGAGAGAACGTTGCTAGTCATTTGCAGAAGTATCGCCTTTATTTGAAGAGAATGCAAGGTTTATCTGGTGGTAGTGGAGGTGGTGCCAATGGTGGATCTGGGGGTGCCGGATTAGGTGCCTCGGCTGATCCAGCCACAGACCATTTGTTTGCAAGCTCACCTGTTCCACCACACTTTCTTCATCCAGGTAGGGGTAATTCAGAGCATTTCTTACCATTCGTGCCAGTGCCAGCACTGCAGCATCACCATCATCACCAGCAACAGCAGATAGTGGCAGCTGCAGTAGGACATCCGCATTTGCAGTCTCAGTATCATAGGCCACAAATGGGGCATTATGGGTCATCTCCAAATAGCCAATTCGAGCATCCCTTCTTAGGCAGGCAGACGCAGCAACCAATGCATAGGATCGGAGGGACACCCATGCATAATCAAGCTCCCAGTAGTTATGTTGAAGATTTGGAATCAGCCAATGGGAATGGTGGAAGGAAGGTTCTTACATTGTTTCCTACTGGGGATGATTGA